The DNA window GTCATTAACACGCACACCCCTGCAATTAGATTAATCTGCGCTGATTGACTCATGGAGAACGTATTGAGAGCTGCTCTGGGTGCAGCTGCACTCACGACGTGTGAACATTCTAATAACATGTTGCACAGtaaccagaggaaacaaacaggtgAGTCACCACCTGACCGCAGTGGAATGAAAAGAACAAGCCAAAGGAAACTAAACTAATCACAGAACTAAATATCAAACTGTCGCTTTCAGCCTGAAAAACAGTTTTCGCTTTGAGGCCGAGCGTCAGAGTCCGGTTCTGATGTGGCATCTGTCCTctggggagagagtgagagcacCTTGGATTTGCTCGCTCGGTCAAGATTATGTTAATCTGCTCTAATCTGCCGACAGACGCTCGGACAGGCAGCACTGGACCAGAgctcagagcagagagaggcaACATGGGATTCCAGTCCTGCACATGAAGGAGTGACGGCCTCTGTACACAGAGAATATTCAAACTGTTCCCTGGTTAACGACAACAGGTTCAGAGGACAACAACAGAAGTGACTGTTTCATCAGTCGTCTGCTCAACTGGTTTATCGCGTTCtgagaaacacatttctgaACTCCTGCAGCTGCCACACTCTGAATATTTCAAATCTAATCATCTCAGTGGAAAAAAACCAGCAGAAAAACATGCTGCACATTTCTGTTAGTACGATAGTTGCGTGACCCACGTCTTCAGTCTCTCCGGGAGGTTTGTGAGAGTCTGTGgatatgaaaacataaacagttTTATCTCAGCACGAGGAGACGCTACTTCAAAGCCGTcccatcctgctgctgctgctgcagagatgaTCAATTAAAGCGGAACTGCAGCAGCGTAGCAGCGACTCTGCTGCAAAATGCAGATCGGTGCATTTACATGCAGGTCAGAGTGAGATGCAttcaggagagaagaagaagtagggcagcagagagaggaggaagacggagagagagccGAGTCTTTCAGGGTTTGAATGTGTctgagagaggatgaagaggacagttcatgttctgtgttttattttagattttgttCATTTGTCTGTTGGATTTCCGCAGAACTCGGATCAAGAAAAACCCCATTAAATTTCAGCATGTTTCAGAAAATGGTGCGATTcaggaatcttttttttactgtgagATAGCAAGATGAAGATTTTACTGTCAAAACCAATATGTTTGTAAATGTGAGGTTTAAGCAAATCGGTTGTTGGAGAAATGTGCAAAGAAAACCAACATTTTGCAAGTTCCTCTTATCAAAGACGGAATCTGAGCTGATTTAAGCTTCATTTCACTCCAGTTTCACTAATTTCTACCAAAATAGATCAGTTTCTTttccacaaaaaacacaaactccagacCTGAGAAGTATGGAACCactttattaaattaatatcaGGATAATAACTATGAGAGGAAAGCATTGAGACTATATTGTCCAAAGAAACAGTAGTAAGGTCGTTCAGGGGTTAAAGAGCAGGAGTCATGAGGGATGACAACAACACAAGCTTCACACATGTTCTCTGAACTGTCTATACAACACAAAATACATCAAACCTTTCGTCACTATACGGACTTAAtgaatgtatataaatatgaagccACACATATTCAAAGCTGGATGTTAACGTGTATATTCTGTAAGTCAATGCTGGTAAGCGGCTGCAAAGAAGCATCTGTTAGCGTCTGTTGTTATTTCACGGCTGATTTAACAGAAATCTCCACACGGGACAAGTTCATTCAGCTGGAGAACCAACTTGTGTTTCAActtaatgcatttttaaacatttgaggTTTTTTCAGGGAAGCAAATCAAGTTTTTCAAGCAGCAGAAACACGACTTCTCTATCAGGACAGATCAACACGTTACAGGGATGAACCTCCTGCCTGACACCCACTCGTTAAATATCACCAACTTTGATTAAGTGTCTCCATTTGCTATTTTTGGTGCAGCCACTTCCACAACCTtcacatttcccagaatgcatccCTACAATCGCAAGAGCACGGCTGTGTACACACACTGCGTCTCTGTGGTTGAGATGCATTCTGGGACATCGAGGCCACTCCAGTAGAAACATGTCTCCATGTGATTGTTTGGCTCCAGAGAGAAGCCCTCGCTTTTTGATTTAGAGAAACTCGCACTGAAAGTTTAACCTTTAAGAGAAAAATGAGGGTGGGACATGACATCATTTACATCTGTACAGTTATCGATGTTAAATAATACGATACGACCGAATAATATAAAGTCACATTACAATGATTTAAAGAGTTTTTCGTCccaacaacacaaaccacactTCAGGTTTCTCCTGAGCAGGCGTCACCACGTCACACGTCCAACAACTTCATGAAAAGAGAGGGTTGGTttcaaaagtagaaaatacacAATCTTCAACTGCTAACGTTTGCGACACTGGGTGCGGTTTGCTGGTGTTGGTGAAAAGCACCGTTCATACTGGTCTTTGCTGGATAGAGTTACAGTCGTGTTCCTGTACAAGAGGCACAGTGTGcctgtgtgatgaagaggaggcacaGTCTGcctgtgtgatgaagaggaggagcaggaagctgTCGGTTTTGGGGGATTTAACACGAAACAGCCACAAATGAAACAAGTGCAAAGCCGAACGAGTGAGGATTTCAACACGGAGCTTATTTTGCAATTGACGTGACGGATTTTAAGGctgttgaaaatatatatatatatattaaacacGACAAATAACAGTGGAGACTTAAAAGATCAGAATAAATTTTGTATGAAGTATGGAGCTGATATTACTGAACATTTATCCaagtctgtttgtgtggatgAAAATGTCTCTCCTGCTAATTTCCTTATTTATGTCAGTCAATATTGATTATTATCAGGATAAATCAGTTTAATTCAAATTTAGAGGCAGGTTTCtttaaggaaaaacacacaaactgaggcTGACTCTTCATAAAACAGCAAAACGTTTCACAAGTGTCAGGAAGAACATTTACAATTTCTTTGCACAACGTATAAATAACCATTATGTTATTTATACTGAACTTTTGTCTTATTGCTACTTTAGAAAATGACATAACATTTTCCATCCCAGCCTTGCTCTTCACTTTTTAATCAGTCTGAGACCTGAAGATTTCTAAAAGGCACTAAATGTGTAGACATCCAATAACAGGCCTGGGTCAAGATTTCCCATCGGTCCGATCGTTTGTGAGCTTTAATAACAGAACAACGTTTTATGAAATGACCAAAAAGCCCAAATTTGACTGTAAAAAAATCAGCATCACTCAGATCCAGAACAAATGTAACGTGTGATAAACTGTGGAAAGAAAATCCCCATAACAAGTGACACAAACATTCAATTGAGATGATTATATAAGGAAACCATTGTTCTCTGTCTGACTGGTTATGTTTTTGCATTAAGACATTTGCAGACGCATTAAGATTCTTATGAACGGGGAAGgttttcagattaaaagtcAGTAAACACGTGAGAAGCAGAAAAAGCCTCATTGAGAGTTAAGCCGAACTCGGATTGGAGGCAAAACACAAACCGATTTGTAAAGGAACAATTTGACAGTTTGTGAAACATGCTCACTTGTTTCCGTCTGGGTCACACGAGTTGTGTTTGAACTTCGGTTCGTTTACAGATTTAAACGCTGAGCTGTTAATTGATGAGCTTTATTCCTGCCGGTGGATTTTCTTTCAGCCGAAGGGAGGTGAACTGTTTCTCCTTGTAAACGCtcattatgctaagctaagctaacgagCCAGCCACTGTACAAACATGACTGTGGTATTAATGATCTTATACAAATATGTGCATTTCCCACAAATGTCAAACTTTTCCTTTACCAACAGACGTTGTAGTTTCTACACATAAAGCTTTGAGCTCTTTAAGCTGCGTCTTTGTTCAAATGAATCTTTGAGACTTTCATACGTCAGTCGGTGAAATCAATGTCACAATAACCGCGTCGTTACAAATCAAAACATTAGTGTTTCCATGCCAACGGTCTGACGCACAGAGAATAACATTGAGTGTCCAGCTCCATTCATCAGCTGTCAAACGACTCGTGGAGACATTCTTCAACACCTCAGGGATCAGGTTGAACTgcaccttcaaaataaaatcaattttattATTTGGTTCAAATCAACTTGAAccaaatacatttcattttgagTTCTGCACTTTCTTTGGTTTGTGTGCACGTGACGTCATGTGATCAATATcgtagactgtttataaagatggacgacatgacagctccctgaAAGTggagccaaatcatcttgatcgccccctggtggctggcggcagtataggttataaacCCTGCCTCTGCCATGTTAGCTACGGGGCatgaaactaaattaaaaggtcgaaataaacatttaataagaAGGTATCTGTCGTTTTAAGTCTTTCTCATCACATTGATGTTTGTCCATGCGTTTATATTTCTGataactttggttttaattagttatttgatgttataaacACGACTGTGCAGCATCTGGCTCCAAAAGACGCCCACAGAGCAAGATGGCGTCATGCGTATCctggatgttttggcttcacttctgtacaacaagaggaagaggagacgggtcgtccatctttctacaAAGTCTCCGATCTTTACAGACGCAACGTCAACACGTGActgaaatcagctgctgctcaccgGAGCTGTGACGACAGCGTGCTACAGATCGAGCCGAGAGTTTAGACATGAAGGACGAACGGAAAGAGCAATCATGTGACGATTAGAAGTGAAGaatatctgcacacacacatccaagtGTCTTGGCCTGTCGTAAGATACATGACGCAGGACGacggcagagaaagagaagatagAGTTTAAAGTACAAACTCTCCCTGTTACAATCTTGTTAGAGAAAAGAAATGAGTAGAAATGGAAAAAGTGGATGTAAGAAAACGCTGAGATAACGTGGCCCTGATGATTAACTGATGTTCAGTCTGCACGTGCTGCTGCGGAGACAATGTTCTGGATCTTGTAGGACACACAGATTTATAAAAGCACCCTGTATTGAACTGATATCTGCGAGCAGGTTTAGAGCTACAGCTTCGTGTTGTGAGGACAGCAGCGTCCTCACAATCCGACCGAAACACAACTTTTCAAAGTCACTTCTGCACTTGTGATTCTCTCCCGTGAGTCCGTTCCAACGCTCAAGTGCAAGCCACGAGAGAAGTGGATCACAGCCAGTCATTCAGATGGAATATATTAATAAAAGCCTCAAAGTTGTGTAGAAAATTGctcattttgtgttgttttttcctgaTTATTACTGGTCATCACTTCCTAACTGGCTGTGTTGAAGAATAATTACAGTTTATCACAACTTGGGTTTTATTTTCATAGTTTTGGCCGCTATTTCTACCAATTATGATAATATTGCACTCAAAACAGTGGCTGGGTTGCCGAGTTCCCAGATCTCGATGAGAACAATGTTATTattgagagaaaaaaatggTCATAActatgaaaaataaacatggcAGTTTGTAATATCCATGACTTATTGCCTGGTCCACTGGGCGGCCGCGTGTTTCATCAATGCAAAGAGTTTAAAACGGTTTCCAGCATTTTGAACGTTTCACATTTTCAGAGCGAACATCTGCTCCGATTGAaaggcaaccccccccccacagtctCCATCAACATGACAACGAGGTCGATCGCAGAGCTCGGAAATCCCATCCTCTTTATTCACCCTACGTCCAACAGGTAGATGCTGTTCCCTTGTTCCCGGGTAGAGCCGAAGTACAAACTTTCCTTTGagagatatttatattatataataaataataaaactttgtTCATATATCTTggttatgtaaaaaaaaaaaaaaaaaaaatgttctgccAAAAAGGGAGCCTGGCTTGTGGatacagaagcagcagcagagccgaTTATAAAAAGGTAATacgtcatatatatatatatatatatgtgttttgcCTAATTTTGAGAATGCAAAGTCTTTGAAAACAATCCATCTGGACTCCTGAGTGTTTCAGAGGTTCGGCAGGTGAACGTTTCCCCCGGAGAACTGGAGCTGGTGCTTTGTATTTACAGTCTGCTCCGGTGAAGAGACACCACGTCTCTGACCATCGCTCCCTTCTCCACGGCCAACAGCTTTTCTTCTAGAGCCGCTCcacttctcctccagcttcactcAGTCCGTTTCCCCCGAAGTGTCTTTCCATCTGCAGAGAGACGCTGAGAACCCAGGCCTCAGATGGTGACGTGAAACGAGTCCCAGCTGTCGTCTTTGCCGATGCCGCTCCCGTTCTTCGCCGCCGTGCCGTCTCCGACCCCCCCGTCCGGCTGCTCCCCGGTGGGGGTGGCGCCCGTCTCCGGGTAATACTCGTCGTCCTCGTCGAAGTAGCCGTTCTCCATCAGGCTGAGGCTGGAGGCGGCGCTCAGGTCCTGGCAGCTGCCCTTGTACTCCTGGATGGACTCGTGCAGCGACCACAGCTGGCACAGCAGGGACATGTCCTGCTGCCGGAGACCCACCTGCACACAGCAAGGTCCTCGTTAGCACACATCGCAATCTGCATTTATAAGTATTTCATTTTACAATATTGAGTGTTAAATGGTTTTCAAACTGCTGCTCCATTAGCGTCacatgtagggttgcaaaggggcggaaagtttccggtaaatttccggaaactttccggaaactttccacgggaatattaagctcaggaatttggggaattttgaaaaaaaaaaaactatgcaaattagacgctgagcaataaaaacatcattcaaaactctattttaaagatgtatagaatgcaacacacgctgcacgttgagtttcaagcctccactgtgcattcttccatcacatgcacagataactcccagcatccttcactctacagcagggctactgaggcctgctgtagagtgaaggactagtcaggtaagtttccatgatattactggggaaaatatattagcatgctgattgaggaatgttcatctgttcatctagcctatttccattcatttatccatcaattgtaaaatatgtttacagacgattccaattgtttggctaactatttatatctctggcattgcattagtgtttttatacaaacttttttctcatcttattctacagaacaatgccacgtgcactctctcatgtgtggagacatttcacctcatccaatgtagaaggaaaggctgtgtacatttgaaaaaatactgtgcaaagacctatgttaagaatgacacaacgatgcagaagcatatagtcaagtgcccaaagtttcctcagggctcaaatcagcctatgacaaaacaaaatgtttatattactgtctgtatatgacaaggtaaatacagttagtataaattacccacaacatttccagtttattcccgttaattcccgtatattcccgtttattcccgtatattcccgtatattcccatggaaagtttccaactttgaatattcccggaattttgcaaccctaatcacatAAGACAAAGACACAAGGGAAATCCTCACAGTTTAGAAGCTGTAGTTTCTGCTTGAAAAGTCCATTAACGATCGTTTAAGCTGATTGGACGAAACCAGCTGGACTTGATATAGATATAAACTCATCAATGAAATGAAACTGATAATAACCTAAGTCAAGTGCGACAGACCAGAGGGATTCCAGAGTCCCAGAGTTACGACTCTTCCTCTTAACGGAAGATAAGGAGAAGCAGACGAGTGGACAATGACCCTGGACACGTTATCTCTCagagaacaaacagagacagtaCGTCTCCATCGTCTCTTCACCACTGACACGTGACCCCAGATCA is part of the Limanda limanda chromosome 18, fLimLim1.1, whole genome shotgun sequence genome and encodes:
- the fam89a gene encoding sprT-like domain-containing protein Spartan, which gives rise to MNGKSSSHGAAGGGMACIDGLPPLPKSLSGLLNSSGGSWRDMERMYVKKTMIQDDLSRNRNHGDSLRAHKPQNLDAALALLRKEMVGLRQQDMSLLCQLWSLHESIQEYKGSCQDLSAASSLSLMENGYFDEDDEYYPETGATPTGEQPDGGVGDGTAAKNGSGIGKDDSWDSFHVTI